One window of the Halobacteriovorax sp. JY17 genome contains the following:
- the panB gene encoding 3-methyl-2-oxobutanoate hydroxymethyltransferase, with protein sequence MKKLTTLTIKNHKLQRSKKSLQMLTCYDFQSAQMLNETEVDFLLVGDSLGNVMLGYETTVPVKLDEMKVFSAAVKRGAPNKFIVADLPFGSYSTIEQGIQSATELFQYSNVESIKLEGAFPYQLELIERLTQIGIPVMGHIGLTPQSVHELGGYYVHGKDEESANKLLKAALDLQNAGVFAVVLECVKEDIATLITNKLSIPTIGIGAGHKTDGQVLVLNDLLQMGPNKPPKFCTPIANLFETKKELISTYLLKNQETAKNNVQPSVH encoded by the coding sequence TTGAAGAAGCTAACGACTTTAACAATTAAAAATCATAAACTTCAAAGAAGTAAGAAGTCTCTGCAAATGTTAACTTGCTATGATTTTCAATCTGCGCAAATGTTAAATGAAACAGAAGTAGACTTCCTTCTTGTTGGTGACAGCCTTGGAAATGTGATGCTTGGATACGAGACAACAGTTCCTGTTAAGCTTGATGAAATGAAAGTTTTCTCTGCCGCTGTAAAAAGAGGTGCTCCAAATAAATTTATCGTTGCAGATCTTCCATTTGGTTCTTACTCAACAATTGAGCAAGGAATTCAAAGCGCAACAGAACTCTTCCAATATTCAAATGTTGAATCAATCAAATTAGAAGGTGCTTTTCCTTACCAACTAGAATTGATTGAAAGACTTACTCAAATTGGAATTCCTGTAATGGGACATATTGGTCTCACTCCTCAATCAGTTCATGAGCTTGGTGGATACTATGTTCATGGAAAAGACGAAGAGTCTGCCAATAAATTATTAAAGGCGGCCCTAGACCTTCAAAACGCAGGTGTTTTTGCCGTTGTTCTTGAGTGTGTAAAAGAAGATATCGCAACTCTTATTACAAATAAATTATCCATTCCAACAATTGGAATTGGAGCTGGTCATAAAACCGATGGACAAGTACTCGTACTAAATGACCTGTTACAAATGGGGCCGAATAAACCTCCTAAGTTTTGTACTCCAATTGCAAATCTCTTTGAAACAAAGAAAGAATTAATTTCAACTTATCTCTTAAAAAATCAAGAGACAGCAAAGAATAATGTACAACCTTCAGTCCATTGA
- the coaBC gene encoding bifunctional phosphopantothenoylcysteine decarboxylase/phosphopantothenate--cysteine ligase CoaBC, which produces MKVLLGVCGSIAAYKTFDLARLLVNNGHEVKVVLTKGAEEFVRPQVYKYLGVQEVFSSMDDFKYPHEKQRASTVLHIELAKWADKFVIAPLSANTLSKLAHGAANDLLSSIFLAIDQSKQILLFPAMNTNMLTHPFVKENFELVEKIKTLPQVFIAPTLSGELACGDIGAGKLAPIEVISELIETINFNSRNQKVVITTGATISSIDPVRYLTNASSGKTGYEMAKELLKSGFSVEVIAGKNATPKLDLLIAHPNFKLIRVVSTRDLLAVALESVKDACTYISAAAISDIEFIQGDSKLKKNQLSDSLKISTAPDVLKSILENRNPNLKVIGFAAETNLTEEVLLEKWNRKKVDLLIGTHVSSGLTNSDKEVKGFEADQANYSLLRDGQIFFNGELTKRELSQRVLQELI; this is translated from the coding sequence ATGAAAGTATTATTGGGTGTTTGCGGCTCTATTGCTGCTTATAAGACATTTGATTTAGCAAGGCTTTTAGTTAATAACGGTCATGAAGTTAAGGTAGTTCTAACTAAAGGAGCTGAGGAATTTGTGCGCCCACAAGTCTATAAATATCTTGGCGTTCAAGAAGTCTTCAGTTCAATGGATGATTTCAAGTATCCTCATGAAAAACAGAGAGCCTCAACGGTTCTTCACATTGAATTAGCAAAGTGGGCAGATAAATTTGTCATTGCTCCACTCTCGGCCAATACTCTTTCAAAACTTGCTCATGGCGCAGCTAACGATCTGCTCTCATCAATTTTCTTGGCCATCGATCAGAGTAAGCAGATACTTCTCTTTCCTGCCATGAATACAAATATGCTCACACATCCATTTGTTAAAGAGAACTTTGAACTAGTAGAAAAAATTAAAACTCTACCTCAGGTTTTTATTGCTCCAACACTTAGCGGGGAACTTGCATGTGGTGATATCGGTGCGGGGAAACTCGCTCCTATTGAAGTCATTAGCGAGTTAATTGAAACGATTAATTTTAACTCACGTAATCAGAAGGTTGTTATTACAACAGGAGCAACTATTTCGAGTATCGATCCTGTGAGATATTTAACAAATGCTTCAAGTGGTAAGACTGGTTATGAGATGGCCAAGGAGCTACTTAAGAGCGGTTTCTCTGTTGAAGTAATTGCAGGAAAGAATGCAACGCCAAAATTAGACTTACTCATAGCACATCCAAACTTTAAACTCATAAGAGTTGTCTCAACAAGAGACTTACTTGCAGTAGCGCTTGAGTCAGTGAAAGATGCTTGTACCTATATATCTGCAGCAGCTATTTCTGATATTGAATTCATTCAAGGCGATTCAAAGCTTAAAAAGAATCAATTAAGTGACTCCTTAAAAATATCTACTGCACCCGATGTTTTAAAGAGTATTCTAGAGAATAGAAACCCAAACTTAAAAGTCATAGGCTTTGCTGCTGAGACAAACCTCACAGAAGAAGTTCTCCTAGAGAAGTGGAATAGAAAGAAAGTAGACCTTCTTATTGGAACTCATGTTTCAAGTGGATTAACAAATAGCGATAAAGAAGTGAAAGGTTTTGAGGCCGATCAAGCAAATTATAGCCTGCTTAGAGACGGACAGATCTTCTTTAACGGCGAACTCACAAAGAGAGAACTCTCACAAAGAGTTCTTCAGGAATTAATATGA
- a CDS encoding type III pantothenate kinase, with product MYNLQSIDNGNSHPHVGVFKNGELAFVSPLRDFQFNNEIESIASSVGPSKNLSGLRYISLSKFRKENSFLDMPVNYEMTLGEDRLHQGFYVYKKKSQGLTLLIDAGTFTTVDFIEDDGMKGGYIFPGIQTFLKSYSSGDKLPLIQDTNSIIPDLAIPGSTKSAIENAMKYSQIAWLEKLLKEHKVNQIYLSGGNSSLFNEVLESSFEGNIIFEKNLIHYALYEIYLYLIENNLKESL from the coding sequence ATGTACAACCTTCAGTCCATTGATAATGGCAATAGCCACCCTCATGTTGGAGTCTTCAAAAACGGAGAGCTAGCCTTTGTTAGCCCACTAAGAGACTTCCAATTCAATAATGAAATTGAATCTATCGCATCAAGCGTGGGTCCCTCAAAGAACTTAAGTGGATTAAGATATATTTCTCTCAGTAAATTTAGAAAAGAAAATTCTTTTCTTGATATGCCCGTAAATTATGAAATGACTCTGGGAGAAGATCGCCTACACCAAGGCTTCTATGTCTACAAAAAGAAATCTCAAGGTCTCACTCTCTTAATCGATGCTGGAACATTTACGACAGTCGATTTCATTGAAGATGACGGGATGAAAGGTGGTTATATTTTTCCTGGAATTCAAACTTTCTTAAAGTCTTATTCAAGTGGAGATAAGCTTCCTCTGATTCAAGATACGAACTCCATTATTCCTGATCTTGCGATACCAGGCTCTACGAAATCTGCCATTGAAAATGCCATGAAATATTCTCAGATTGCCTGGCTCGAAAAACTTTTAAAAGAGCATAAGGTAAATCAAATATACTTAAGTGGTGGAAATAGTTCCTTATTTAATGAGGTCTTAGAGAGTTCATTTGAAGGGAATATTATTTTTGAAAAAAATCTCATTCACTACGCTCTATATGAAATATACTTATATCTAATAGAGAACAACTTAAAGGAATCCCTATGA
- a CDS encoding class I SAM-dependent methyltransferase, which translates to MNEKTDFPYLHGFSNTEQLRLAKQAKFSEYTVYKDINFSEQKNILEVGSGVGAQTEILLRRFPELKVTGIDRSDKQLETASNYLKSLGGFEGRYEYQEMDATDMDFEGEKFDGGFLCWVLEHIPNPAKVLSEVRRVLRPGSPVYITEVLNSSFLLDPYSPNVWKYWMAFNDYQYDMNGDPFVGAKLGNLLLQQGFKDIHVETVTWHLDNRRPKQRKEYIDFWHELLLSASEQLIKAERVTKEVVEEMKKEMRQVASDPNAVFYYSFIQAKAKVY; encoded by the coding sequence ATGAATGAAAAAACTGACTTTCCATACCTTCACGGTTTTAGCAATACTGAACAACTAAGACTAGCAAAGCAAGCGAAGTTTTCTGAGTACACTGTTTATAAAGACATTAACTTCTCTGAGCAGAAGAATATATTAGAAGTTGGAAGCGGTGTTGGTGCTCAAACAGAAATTCTTCTTAGAAGATTCCCTGAGCTTAAAGTTACAGGAATTGATAGATCTGACAAACAGTTAGAAACCGCGTCTAATTATCTTAAGTCTCTTGGAGGGTTTGAAGGACGTTATGAGTACCAAGAAATGGATGCTACCGACATGGACTTCGAAGGCGAAAAATTTGATGGTGGATTTCTCTGTTGGGTTCTTGAGCATATTCCAAACCCAGCGAAAGTATTAAGTGAAGTAAGAAGAGTTTTAAGACCTGGCTCTCCAGTCTATATTACAGAAGTTCTAAACTCTTCATTTCTACTAGATCCATATTCACCAAACGTATGGAAGTATTGGATGGCCTTTAACGATTATCAATATGATATGAATGGCGATCCATTCGTTGGAGCGAAACTAGGAAATTTACTTCTTCAACAAGGCTTTAAAGATATTCATGTAGAAACTGTGACGTGGCACTTAGATAATAGAAGACCAAAACAGAGAAAAGAATATATCGACTTCTGGCATGAACTTCTACTTTCAGCTTCTGAGCAATTAATCAAAGCGGAGCGAGTAACAAAAGAAGTAGTAGAAGAAATGAAGAAAGAAATGAGACAAGTTGCCAGTGATCCAAATGCTGTTTTCTACTACTCATTCATTCAAGCAAAAGCAAAAGTCTATTAA
- the panC gene encoding pantoate--beta-alanine ligase: MIKLFTKVDEFISFREGLQNKSIGLVPTMGNLHEGHLSLISESSKENDLTVVTIFVNPLQFGPNEDFEKYPRTLEQDIQRIETLSIEKDILILAPSSSAEIYPENFSTTISITGLTENLCGASRPGHFDGVTTVVYRLFKISSPTIAYFGQKDFQQQLVIKKMTRDLGLTVQIKTMPIIREESGLAKSSRNQYLSNEEREQALELNTTLTKISDILTNQSYLDASISLNEVLENKIRDQRWEYLEILDSDSLQEITPTTDSAVILGALKIGETRLIDNQVIKIQYAR, translated from the coding sequence ATGATTAAGTTATTCACTAAAGTAGATGAATTCATATCATTTAGAGAAGGCCTGCAAAATAAAAGTATTGGTTTAGTACCTACAATGGGAAATCTACATGAAGGTCACTTAAGCTTAATTAGTGAATCATCTAAAGAGAATGATCTTACAGTTGTCACTATCTTTGTAAACCCACTTCAATTTGGACCAAATGAAGATTTTGAAAAGTACCCAAGAACTTTAGAGCAAGATATTCAGCGAATTGAAACTCTTTCGATTGAGAAAGACATTTTGATTCTCGCGCCTAGTAGCTCAGCAGAAATTTATCCCGAGAACTTTAGTACAACAATTTCAATAACTGGCCTAACTGAAAACCTATGTGGCGCTTCAAGGCCAGGCCACTTCGATGGGGTAACTACAGTTGTCTATAGATTATTCAAAATTTCCTCTCCTACTATTGCTTACTTTGGGCAGAAAGATTTTCAACAGCAACTTGTTATTAAGAAGATGACTCGTGATCTAGGCTTAACTGTCCAAATAAAAACAATGCCTATTATTAGAGAAGAGTCTGGTCTTGCAAAATCTAGCCGTAATCAATACTTGAGTAACGAAGAAAGAGAGCAGGCCCTAGAATTAAATACAACATTAACTAAAATTTCTGATATATTAACAAACCAAAGCTATCTAGATGCAAGTATTAGTCTCAATGAAGTTCTTGAAAATAAAATAAGAGATCAGAGATGGGAATATTTAGAAATTTTAGATAGTGATAGTTTACAGGAAATAACTCCTACAACAGACTCAGCAGTTATCTTAGGTGCACTTAAAATAGGTGAAACAAGACTAATTGATAACCAAGTAATAAAGATACAATATGCTAGATAA